The Blattabacterium cuenoti genome includes the window TAGACGTGACTTTCTTAAATGGTTAGGTTTTAGTACCGCTTCAGTAACTTTATCCGCATGTAAAGGTCCAGTCATCAAATCTATTCCTTATGTAGTGAAACCTGATAATATAACTCCAGGAGTTCCTAATTATTATGCATCAACTATGATTGACTCTTTCGATATTGGAAGTGTATTGGTTAAAACGAGAGAAGGTCGTCCTATAAAAATAGAACCCAATTTTTCTTCTGAATATTTTAATACAACTTCTGCTAGAATTCAATCTTCTTTATTATCTCTTTATGATGAAGAAAGATTAAAAAATCCTTTTTTAAAAGGAAAAAAAAGCTCTTGGAAAGAGATAGATAATTATATTATTCAAAAATTGAAATATTTATCTAAAACAAAAAAAGATATAATTTTTCTTTCTCATTCTTTTCCAAGTTTTTCTACAAAAAAATTGATTCAAGATTTTAAAAAAAAATATCCTTATACTAAATGGATCACTTATGATCCAATTTCATATTCCAAAGCTTTAGATGCTTCAGAAAAAATATTTGGAGTTCGTGGATTTCCTATTTTTGATTTTAAAAAATCAGAATTAATAATTTCCTTTGATGCTGACTTTTTAGGAGATTGGAGTCCAGAAAATATGTCAAAATCTTATGCCTCTAACAGAAAACCCAAAAGAGGAATGATACAACATATTCAAATAGAAAGTAATATGACAATAACAGGAGCTAACGCAGATGTTCGTATATCGAAAAAACCTTCTATTATAAAAAAAATACTGATTGAAGTTTTTCAAAAAATTTTTTTTGGAAAAAAAACTAAAGATAAAAATGCACAAAAAATAGTTTCATTAATAAATAAAATGGGATCTAAAAGTGTTATTTTTGCAGATGGAGATCAAGAATCTTATGAATTATCTTTTTTAATTAATAGAAAAATTAATAGTCATGCATTACAAAAGGAAAAATATCTTTTTTCAAAAGAAAGTAATGACAATGAATTCAAAAACTTTTTAAAAAATTTAGAAAAGAAAAACATTGGAGGTTTATTTATTCATAATGTAAATCCTATTTATAGTCTTCCATTATCTATTTCTAAAAAAATAGAGAAATTTATAAAAAAAATACCTTTAACAGTATCTTTTTCTACGAATAAGGATGAAACCAATGAAATCATGGATGTATTAGCTCCTACTCCTCATTGGTTGGAAAATTGGGGGGATACTTATCCTGTTACTAATGTTTATACATTAATTCAGCCTACGATTCAACGTATTTTCAATACAAGACAATTTCAAGATTCTTTAATTATTTGGAGTGGAATTAAAGAAAAGAATTATTATGAATACTTAAAAAAAACTTGGGAAAAAAATATTATACCCAAATCTAATGTTTTTTCTTTTAACGAAGCTTTATTTCATGGAGTGGTAAAAATTACAAACGAAAAACCTATTTCAAATAATTTTTCAATTTCAATAGACAAAAAAATACAAGAGTATGAGAAAAATATAGTTCATAAAGAAATAGAAGAAAATTTTGAACTGAGATTATACACTAAAATTAGTATAGGAGATGGATATCAATTCAATAATCCTTGGTTACAGGAACTTCCGGATCCTATTACACGTACTACATGGGACAATTATTTAACTATATCATTTTTTGATGCGAATAAAATTGGATTGAGAAATTGGAATTCTGGAGATGGATCTTTAAATGGAAACTGCATTGATTTAATTAAAAATAATGAAACAATAATCCGAAATATTCCTGTTTTTATTCAACCCGGACAAGCTGTAGGATCTGTAGGTTTATCTTTTGGTTATGGTCAGAAAATAGGAAAGTTATCTAAGATCGTTAATGGAAAAAACGCCTACAGAATTTATGAAAATTTTATCGTAATACAAAACAATATACAAATAAAAAAAGTCAATAAAATACATAAATTTGCTTGTATACAATTATATAATACAACGGAAGGAAGAAATTTAGTAAAAGAAACAGATTTAGATATCTTTTTAAAAGAACCCAAAAAAAATTGGAATGAAGAAGAAAAAATTTTAACCCATGAGGGAATGCTTTCTCAAGAAAAAATTTCTATTTGGAATGAAAATTATGAAAAAAAAGAAAAAATAAATGGACATCATTTTAATTTATCTATAGATTTAAACGCTTGTATTGGATGTGGTGCTTGTATTATTGCATGTCATTCTGAAAACAATGTTCCTGTTGTTGGAAAAGAAGAAATAGAAAAATCTAGAGACATGCATTGGTTACGTATAGATAGGTATTATTTTTCAAATAATAAATCTCAATCTCAAGAAGAAAACATTTATGAAAATCCAAAAATTTCTTTTCAACCAATTATGTGTCAACATTGCGAACATGCCCCTTGTGAAACAGTGTGTCCAGTTGGAGCGACTTCTCATGGGGAACAAGGTCAAAATATGATGGCTTACAATCGTTGTGTAGGAACTCGTTATTGTGCAAATAACTGTCCTTATAAAGTAAGACGATTTAATTGGTTTAATTATGCTAATAATCAAAAATTTGATTTTAACATGAATAATACTTTAGGAAAAATGGTATTAAATCCAGATGTAGTTGTAAGAACCAGAGGTGTAATGGAAAAATGTTCTTTATGCATACAAAGAACACAATATGTTATAGGAATAGCAAAAAAAGAAAATAGAAAAATTAAGAATGAAGAATTTGAAACAGCTTGCAGTGTTTCTTGTCCTACCAAAGCCATTACTTTTGGAGATGCGAACGATTCTTCTAGTCTTATTTCTAAAAAAATAAAGGATACTAGATCTTATAAACTATTAGATTTTATAGGAGTAAGACCTAATGTATCTTATCTATTGAAAATTAGAAATAAGAAAAAAAATGAAATAGATAAAATGAAATAGATAAAATTATGTTTAATCATGTATGAATCTCCTATAAGAAAACCCCTAATTTTAGGAAAAAAAACATTTAAAAATATTACCGATGATATATTAAATCCTGTAAAAAATAAAGCTGGAAATTTATGGTGGATATCTTTATTTATCTCTATTTTAGCTTTTTTATGGGGATTAGGATGTATTTTTTATACAATTGGAACAGGGATAGGTGTTTGGGGGTTAAATAGAACAATTAATTGGGCTTGGGATATAACAAATTTTGTTTGGTGGGTTGGAATTGGTCATGCTGGAACTTTGATTTCAGCTGTATTGTTGTTATTTCGTCAAAAATGGCGATTATCCATTAATCGTTCAGCGGAAGCAATGACAATTTTTGCAGTGATCCAAGCTGGATTATTTCCTATTATTCATATGGGAAGACCATGGAATGCACATTGGGTTTTGCCTATTCCTAATCAATTTGGAACTTTATGGCCAAATTTTAATTCTCCTTTATTATGGGATGTATTTGCGATTAGCACTTATTTTTCTGTTTCTACAGTTTTTTGGTTTATGGGATTAATTCCAGATTTTGCAATGATACGAGACCGTATATCAAACCCTTTTCAAAAAAGAATCTATAATATTCTTAGTTTTGGATGGGGTGGAACATCAAGAGATTGGCAAAGGTTTGAAGAAATGTCTTTAATTTTGGCGGGTTTATGTACCCCATTAGTATTTTCTGTACATACCATAGTATCCTTCGATTTTTCTACTTCTGTAATTAAGGGGTGGCATAGCACAATATTTCCTCCTTATTTTGTAGCAGGCGCTATATTTTCTGGTTTTGCTATGGTACAAACTTTATTAGGCGTAGCAAGAAAAGTTCTTTCTTTGGAAAATTATATTACAAGAAATCATATTGAGTATATGAATATGATTATATTATTAACAGGAGGAATTGTTTTATTAGCTTATATTTCTGAATTTATTCTGGCTTGGTATTCCGGAAGTCCTTTTGAAAAATTCATTTATTTTTCTGAAGAAGCATCTAAGGGGCCATTTTGGTGGGCTTTTTGGGCTTTGATTATTTGTAATGTTATTATTCCTCAATTTCTATGGATTAAATATGTGCGAAGAAGTTTTTTTTGGTCTTATGTTATCGCTATTATTATAAATATTGGAATGTGGTTTGAAAGATTTGATATTATCGTTTTAAATCTAAGTCATGATTATCTTCCTTCTTCTTGGACTGGTTTTGTTCCTTCATTTGTAGATGTTGGAATTTTTGTAGGAACTATTGGCTTATTTTTTGTTCTTTATTTATTATATATACGTGTTTTTCCTGTTATTTCACAATCGGAGTTAAAAACAATATTAAAATCTGATCATAATCATAATAAAAAATAATGACAATGATATATGTACATGCATTATATAATAATAATAATACGTTAATAAATAGTATAAAAATTATACAGCGTCATAATTATATTATACATGAAGTTTATTCTCCTTTTCCTATTCATAATTTAACTGAACTCTTAAAATTAAAAAAAACAAATTTATCTTTTTTATCTTTTATATATGGATTTTTAGGTTTTTGCATAGCTTGTGCATTAACTTGGTATACCATGATTTGGGATTGGCCTCAAAATATTGGAGGAAAACCCTCTTTTTCTTGGATTAGAAATCTTCCTTCTTTCATTCCTGTTATATTTGAATTGTCTATTTTTTTTTCTGCACATTTTATGTGTATTACTTATCTCATACAATGTCAATTATTTCCGGGACGTATGCCAAAAAATCCGGATTCAAGGACTACTGACAACATGTTTTTAATAGAAATTTATACTGAAAAAAATGACGAAAAATTAGTGAATCTATTAAAAGAAAATGGGGCAATAGAGGTTATGATAAAAAAATACTAAATCCATTATTAATTATCATACATAAAGATTATAAGTATTATGAATAAATATTTTTACGGAATTATTCTTATGATTTTACTGATATTTTTTTTAGAATCTTGTTGGTTTGATAAAACTAAACCTAATGTAGTGTATATGCCTGACATGTATTATTCAGAAGCATATGAACCTTATTCAGATCCTGATTTTAATTACAATAAAAAAGCTAAAAAAATTAAAATTCCATTATTTTTAAAAGAAAAAACTTCTTCATTTTTGCCAGTAAAAGGCACAGTTTCTAGAAGTGATTTATTTTATAATTTAATGGATATCGAAAATAAAGGATTTAATTATTCAAAAAATATAATTAAAAATCCATTATATAATAAGTATGAAGAAAAAGAAATTACAATAAAAAAAGGAGAAAAATTATATCAAATCAACTGTTCTATATGTCACGGAAAAAATGGAGATGGACAAGGAGAATTGGTAAAAAACGAAAAAATTTTAGGAATTCCTAATTACAAAGATAGAGATCTTACTATTGGAAGTGTTTATTATGTTATTACATATGGTAAAAATAATATGAATTCTTATGCTTCACAATTAAATGAAATAGATAGATGGAGAGTTTCAGAATATGTTATGTTTTTAAAAAATAAATAAACATGTATCAATTTTCTAGAACAAATAAAAAAATTATCATTTTTATAATAATCGTAGGTTTTATTTTCATTTTTTTGGATAAAATATTTATTGATAATAAAAAAAATTTTACAATTTTTTCAAAAGAAAAAAAATATTCTATTATAAAAAATCACAACCCTTGTACCGTATTATATATTTCTATTTTTTATTTCACTTCTATATCTCTAGGAGCATTGTTTTTTTTAGGGATACAAAATGTTTCACAATCAGGTTGGTCCGTCATTATTCATCCTATTATGGAGGAAATTTCTTCTTTTATTCCATATGGGGGTTTTATGGTTATTATCATTTTGTTATTAAATACGATGGATATCGTACATATATTTCATTGGATGGATTCCAATTTATATAATCCAATTTCTTTAAAATATGACAAAATTATTGCAAACAAAAAAATATTTTTGAATATTCCATTTTTTTTAATAAGAAGTGTAATTTATGTGTCAGTATATAGTTTTTTTTATTTAAGTATTAAAAGTATATCTCGTACATTATATATATCACATTCTTTAAATGATTACAAAAAATTATATTCTAGATCTATTATTTTTGTTATATTTTTTTCCATCATTTCTATATTTATGATATGGGATTGGGTTATGTCTTTAAATCCACATTGGTTAAGCACTTTATTTAGTTGGTATGTTTTGAGTAGTTTTATTATAACAGGAATAAGTACGATTACAATAATAGCTATTTATCTATCCAAAAAAGGATATTTTCCTTTATTCAATAACAATCATTTACATGATTTAAGCAAATATTTATTTTCTAGTAGTTTGTTATGGACTTATCTTTGGTTCTCACAATTTTTACTTTATTGGTATGGAAATATTCCAGAAGAAGTTATATATTTTATAAAAAGAGAAAAAATATATAATTTCATTCATTTTTGGATGCTGATTCCTAATTTTATAATTCCTTTTTTTGGATTAATTAGTAGTAAAAATAAATCAAATTACAGAATAGTCTTTTCAGTATCTTTAGTCTTACTCATAGGACACTATATAGACATATACAATTTAATAGCTCCAGATGTTAATGAGGGAATCAAACTTTGTATATTCGAAGTAATAGGTTCTTTGTTAATAATAGGAGGATTTTTTATTTATATTTTATTTTCAAATTTGAATAAAAGAAAATTAAATTCTTCTGAAGGGAATCCTTTTTTCAAGGAAAGTAAAAATTACAAATATCCTTATATGTAAATGTTTTAAAATAAAAATTCATTAAAATATTAATAATCAATAATTGTTATTTTTTATCTTTTACAAAATTCATGATAGATCTGTTAGAACCAAAAAGAGTTAATATATCTCCTTTTTGTAAAACAGTGTTTCCTGTAACTAATCCTATAACTTTTCTTGTAGGAGTCCCTTTAGAAGACATTGGATTATTTATATCTCGGATTACAGTAATTAAAGAAACGGAATATTTTTGTGTCAATTTCAAACTTTTTACAGATTTCCCACTAAAAGAATATGGAGAAAAAACTTCTGCTATAGAATGCTTATTATCTACTCTAAAATAATCTAAAGCATAATTAAAAGATATTTGTTTAGTTAATCGAAATGCGGCATCTTGTTCTGGATGTATAACATCATTAATTCCCATAGCTTCTAATATTGTATCATGTATTTTTGATAAAGATCTACTCACGATTCTTAAATTCTTATACTTTTTTTTAAGGATAGCTGTCGTTACTATTGAGGACCCCTCGTTTTCTCCAATAGCTACAATACCTAAATCTGCTTGTTTAATAGGCAATACTTTATAAGCCGCTTCATTATTTGCATCCATACATACTACGTTTGCTATATGATCTTTCAATAAATCTACTTTTTCCATTTTATGATCTATCCCAAATACTTCATGTCCATTATCTGTTAAATTAAGAGCTAAAGATCTTCCAAAATTTCCTAACCCTATAATTATAATTTTCATATTCTTCTTTATCTTAATTTAATTAATAAGAATATTCCCTCTAGGATACCTATAATAATGATGGGAACCTATTTTATTTTTTCTTAAAAAACCAATCATGACATTAAAAACTCCTATTCTTCCTAATAACATTAAAAATATTAAAACTAATTTACTTCCGTTTGATAAATTAGAAGTAATACCTAAAGATAATCCTGTTGTGGAAAAAGCAGAAAAGACTTCAAAAGAAACAGATAGAATATCTTCTTTTGGATCTAAAAGAATTATGATTAATATACTTATGTATATTACCATTAGAGATAGCATAATAATTGAAAAAGATAATCGAATAGATTCCGAAGATATTTCTTTTCTTTGTATTTCTAATCTATTTTTTCCTCTAGACAAAGAAATAATATTCATTAATGCTAATGCAAAAGTACTCGTCTTTATCCCTCCACCAGTAGAAGCTGGAGAAGCTCCTATCCACATTAAAAAAATAGTAAAAAAAATAGTAACTGGTGTTAGAGTACTCATATTTAATACATGAAATCCTGCAGTTCTAGATGTAGCTGAAGAAAAAAACGAAGCGATCCATTTACCATGAAAAGAATGATGTTCTGAAAGAGAAAAATGATACTCACTTATATAATAAAAAAGAGTTCCAAAAAAAAGCAAAAAAAAAGTAGTCAATATCACAATTTTTGTATTTAAAGTTACTACATGTGCAGGACGTCTAAAATCTTCATCTTTAAAAATTTTTAAAAAATATTTTTTTACAGTTAGCCATATATATGTAAAAAAATTGAACAAAATATTAAAACCTATCCCACCCAATATTAATAAAAAAGCAATAATTATCTGCAATAAATAATTAAATCTAACAGATTCTGAATATAATCCTTGACTTAAAGTAGAAAATCCACTATTGCAAAAAGCGGATATAGAATGAAAAATAGAAAAAAACAAAATACTATCAGATTCTATTATCTGTTTATTTTTAATAGAAAAATAAATTAATAAAGTTCCTATAAATTCTACTGTTAAAGTAAACATGACTACTTTTACAGCTAAACTAAGAACGTTACTTGTTGTTTTTGTGTTTAGAAAATTACTAACAAAAATAGCTTCCTTAAAAGAAAATCCATCTCTGAAAAAATAACTAAAAAAAGAAGTTATAGTTAAAATACCTAGTCCTCCTAATTCTATTAATATAAGTATAAAAATTTTTCCTAAATATGTAAAATCCTTAGCTGTATCTAATACGCCTAATCCCGTTACACACACAGCACTAGTAGAAGTAAATAAAGCATCTATAAATGATATTTTATTGACTGTAGATGCAGGAAGCATTAATAAAGCGGATCCCAAAAAGGATAAAAGAACAAAACTTGTAATAAATATGAAAGCAGGACTATGAATTTTTACGTATACTATTCGCATAAAATAAGTGATACGAATTAACACATATAGAATCAAACTAATAAGTGTTGATATTTTTATATCTTCAGTTATTCTTATGTTATGGAATAAAATTTTTACAAAAGAAAAAATAAGAGAAAGTCCTAATATGAAAAAGGATAAAAAAATCATGGATCTATAACCTTTTTCAAGGTTTTTATCAAAAAGAATAAAAAAGTGCAAAATACTCATCATTAATACAATTCCTAAAAGAATTTCTACATTAAAAAGTCTAAAAGTTTTCCATCCTAAAGAGATAATTATATAAATAAATATAATTGGAGTAGACATATCCAAAAAATTTCGTAATCTAATTTGGATCATAATTTTTTTATGAAATCCCTTTTTATTTTTTCTAATATTTTTATTTCTATTTCTTTTAAAATATTTTCAATACAAATACATTGAAAGCCAATTGTATCATAATTAGATCCTATTTTTTTGTGCATTTCATCTAATCTCAGTTTAGATTATGGCAAAATAATCAATTTTATTTTTAATCTCAGCATGATCTCCTATAGGATTCATGCATCCATTTTATAAAACTTAAAAAAAATTGACATTACATATATATGCAGATTATATAATTTAATGAATTTAAAAATAAATAATATTAATTATTTTGAATAATAATACATGATTTTTTTTATATTCTAAACGTTTTAATCCTACTCAGACAGCCTATTTATTTTTATTACTTAACTCAAGTAGAAAATCATTTGTATGTTATGTATTATTTGTTTGAAAAATATTTGATTTAAGAAAACGTTGAATTTTTTTTCCATAAAAATGGAGATATGTATTTTTCATTATTATTTATAAATAAAAAGGAATAAATTTTTCAATGTTATTAAACTCTTTTTTACAAAATTTTTTGTAGGAAACTAAAGCCATATCCATTGCAGATGGTATTTTTTTATATAAAAATCCATTTTTTACTAATTTAGTATCTATAATAGGAATATTTCCTATGAAATATATTTTTTTATATTTTGATAATAAAGATTTTAAAAAATCGTTATCAAATTTTTTTATCTGAATAGGTTTCAATCTTTTTTTTGATTCATTAAATAATGAAGTATAGAAAAAATCAGATTTAGCATGTATCATAGGAATCAAAAATCCTTTTTTTATATCTATTTTATAACTCATTATAGTTAATGTATCTATAGATAACAAAGGAATATCTAAAGCAAAACATAATCCTCTAGCAGTAGATGCTCCTATTCTTAAAGAAGTGTAGGATCCCGGTCCTTTGCTTACACAAATAGATTTTAAATCCTTAATATGAATTCCGGAAATTTTTATAGCATATTCTATAAATGTATGTAATTTTTCTGAATGAAAATATTCTTTATAACATTCTTCTACAGAAGTTAAACATATTCCATTTTTAGCAATACTGACTGAACTATTTTTGGTAGAAGTTTCTAAATTTAGAATTAAAGACATATATAAAATTTTTTTAAAATTAATGTATTCAAAAAATAAAATGATAAAAACAGAAAAAGTAATTAAATATATTGTTTCCTGGTTAAAAGAATATATTAAAAAATCTAAATCTAATGGTTTTATTATTGGTATATCTGGAGGCATTGATTCTTCAGTAACATCTTTTTTAGTAGCTATGACAAAATTTCCTACTATCGTATTAGAAATGCCTATTATGGAAAATAAAAAAAATTTTTTGTCTATGAAACATGCAAAATTTTTAAAGAAAAAATTTTCAAACGTTCATTATCTAGAAAAAGATTTATCTTCTTTATTTACGGTTTTTTGTCATATCATAAATAAAAATAATGTTGAAGATTCAAAATTATCTTTAGCATTAGCTAACGTAAAATCTCGTATTCGAATGATAACTTTATACTATTATGCTAATGTAAAAGATTATCTTGTTGTTGGAACTGGAAATAAAGTGGAAGATTTTGGGGTAGGTTTTTTTACGAAATATGGAGATGGAGGTGTGGATTTACATCCTATAGCTGATCTAACTAAAAGTGAAGTACGTTTTTTGGCTAAAAAATTAAATATTCTTGATGAAATCCAAAAAGCAAAGCCTACGGATGGACTTTGGGAAGATAATCGATCAGATGAAGATCAATTAGGAGCTACTTATGAGGAATTAGAATGGGCTATGAAGGTTATGAAAAAAAAAGACTATCCGTTTTCCGAAATAGAATATAAAATTCTAAAAAAATATCAAATTTTACATCAGAAAAATAGACATAAAATGATTCCTATTCCTGTATGTAAAATTCCTTATAATATAAAAAAATAATAATGAAACTTCGAGTAAATATTACAACAGAATCGTTTTCGTAACTTTGTTTTTCATGGATCAATATATGTATGTATGATGGAAGAAAAATATAAAAAAATTTTAAAAAAAGAAAAATTGACTCAAAAATCTAATTCGATTTTAAATCGATCAGTTGATACAGATCCTGTTTTTCAGCATAAGGATGTTTGCTTTATGACTGATGAAGAGAAGATTGAAAAAATTAAAAAACATTTTTTTCAGATTATGAAGATTTTAGGTTTAGATATGAACGATGATAGTTTACGTAAAACACCTAAACGAGTAGCAAAAATGTTTATACAAGAAATATTCAGTGGTCTGAATTCTAAAAATTCGCCTAACCTTTCCATTTTCGAAAATAAATATAAATATAAACAAATGTTAATAGAAAAAAATATAACAGTTTATTCCACTTGTGAACATCATTTTCTTCCTATTGTAGGTAAAGCTCATGTGGGTTATATTTCTAATGGAAAAGTAGTAGGTCTTTCTAAAATTAATAGAATTGTAAATTTTTATGCAAAAAGACCACAAGTTCAAGAACGTTTAACTATACAAATTGTTCAATATTTACAAAAAATGTTAGATACACAAGATGTAGCTTGTGTAATAGAAGCAAAACATTTATGCGTAAATTCTCGTGGAATTAGGGATATAGATAGTAGTACTATTACTACTGAGCTAATAGGTTCTTTTAAAAAAAATTCAGAAATTCGAGAAGAATTTTTGCATCATATTGGAATTTCTTAAATGATAAAAATGGAGGATAAAAATTTTCAAAAAGAAAATCGAAGTCACATAAAAATATATAATTCTTTAACAGGAAAAAAAGAATTGTTTCATCCGATTCATAAAGAGCATGTTGGTATTTATGTATGTGGTCCTACGGTTTATAATCACTTACATTTAGGTAATTGTAGAACTTTTATATCATTTGATATTGTTTTTCGTTATTTAAAACATTTGGGATATAAAGTTCGTTATGTAAGAAATATTACTGATGTTGGACATATAGAAAATGAGGTTTCTGATACAGAAGATCAAATTTCTAAAAAATCTCGTATAGAAGGACTTGAACCTATGGAAATTGTTCAAAAATACACTCTTTCTTTTCACAATTTATTAAATATTTTAAATGTATTACCTCCAAGTATAGAACCTACAGCGACAGGACATATTATAGAACAAATAGATATGATTCAAGAGTTAATTAAAAAAAAACTGGCATACGAAATAAATGGATCTGTCTATTTTGATTTGAAAGAATATAAAAAATCATATCCTTATGGTATTATTAGCAGAAATAAAATTGATCAACTTTTTCATAAAAAATTAAAATTTTTAGAGGAAAAACGTGGATTTCAGGATTTTTCTCTTTGGAAAAGAGCTCATTCTAGTCATATTATGAATTGGAATTCTCCATGGGGAAAAGGATTTCCTGGTTGGCATATAGAATGCACTGCTATGAGCACAAAATATTTAGGAGAAACTTTTGATATTCATGGTGGAGGAATAGATCTTAAATTTCCTCATCATGAATGCGAATTAGCTCAAGCTATAGGTCTTTATAATAATAAAAATTCTTTTGC containing:
- the tsaB gene encoding tRNA (adenosine(37)-N6)-threonylcarbamoyltransferase complex dimerization subunit type 1 TsaB, whose protein sequence is MSLILNLETSTKNSSVSIAKNGICLTSVEECYKEYFHSEKLHTFIEYAIKISGIHIKDLKSICVSKGPGSYTSLRIGASTARGLCFALDIPLLSIDTLTIMSYKIDIKKGFLIPMIHAKSDFFYTSLFNESKKRLKPIQIKKFDNDFLKSLLSKYKKIYFIGNIPIIDTKLVKNGFLYKKIPSAMDMALVSYKKFCKKEFNNIEKFIPFYL
- the nadE gene encoding NAD(+) synthase; its protein translation is MIKTEKVIKYIVSWLKEYIKKSKSNGFIIGISGGIDSSVTSFLVAMTKFPTIVLEMPIMENKKNFLSMKHAKFLKKKFSNVHYLEKDLSSLFTVFCHIINKNNVEDSKLSLALANVKSRIRMITLYYYANVKDYLVVGTGNKVEDFGVGFFTKYGDGGVDLHPIADLTKSEVRFLAKKLNILDEIQKAKPTDGLWEDNRSDEDQLGATYEELEWAMKVMKKKDYPFSEIEYKILKKYQILHQKNRHKMIPIPVCKIPYNIKK
- the folE gene encoding GTP cyclohydrolase I FolE; translation: MMEEKYKKILKKEKLTQKSNSILNRSVDTDPVFQHKDVCFMTDEEKIEKIKKHFFQIMKILGLDMNDDSLRKTPKRVAKMFIQEIFSGLNSKNSPNLSIFENKYKYKQMLIEKNITVYSTCEHHFLPIVGKAHVGYISNGKVVGLSKINRIVNFYAKRPQVQERLTIQIVQYLQKMLDTQDVACVIEAKHLCVNSRGIRDIDSSTITTELIGSFKKNSEIREEFLHHIGIS
- the cysS gene encoding cysteine--tRNA ligase; amino-acid sequence: MEDKNFQKENRSHIKIYNSLTGKKELFHPIHKEHVGIYVCGPTVYNHLHLGNCRTFISFDIVFRYLKHLGYKVRYVRNITDVGHIENEVSDTEDQISKKSRIEGLEPMEIVQKYTLSFHNLLNILNVLPPSIEPTATGHIIEQIDMIQELIKKKLAYEINGSVYFDLKEYKKSYPYGIISRNKIDQLFHKKLKFLEEKRGFQDFSLWKRAHSSHIMNWNSPWGKGFPGWHIECTAMSTKYLGETFDIHGGGIDLKFPHHECELAQAIGLYNNKNSFAHYWMHTNMLTLNGKKMSKSTGNFLELKDIIHNSEICEKTFFPNIFRFYILQSHYRNVMDFSNKGITDAEKGYHRIMRAIEILKNFEQPKISENRLIKNSFDIYHWINICYQAINDDFNIPLLITYLFEAVRIINTSLHSMDIYHVNLLKKYMIYFVFDVLGIQKINHHEENSKKLKILTERLIKFRAEERKQKNWIISDQIRKELSYIGVSLHDEKFLQ